In a genomic window of Epinephelus fuscoguttatus linkage group LG23, E.fuscoguttatus.final_Chr_v1:
- the LOC125883573 gene encoding uncharacterized protein LOC125883573 isoform X1: protein MEVRTTGSQSAGSMPKEETSNTWIKLKGPAAESLSKAFFGPAVVVLQENKGARRVAEAAEEDTAIVPTAPVREAEGGGAVTTGRGGTTVSVSPARIVIAGTSGAGKSIKVLKTYRIVLLGRTGAGKSSLANTIFGEDVFKIKHSSTCGTRECQAESKSVHGRRITLVDTPDFFHTDRPEEELKREIVRCITECTPGPHAFFIVLKVGTFTKYDEAVVTKMFHYFSEEALKYVTVVFTHGDLLPEGVKIEEFVNQIKCLSDLVKKCGGRCHVVDNKHWKNNQRDEYRSNWFQVAELLNTTDKILMKNKGGCYTNEMLKAVSRVIQEKSNRTALGNMPQGHTSSKADSSVSKNVWIKLTGPAAESLVKTFLHTPVIDLRGTAGENGEVKEEVEEATETEEEATETEDEAEEAATETEDEAEEVATGTGIEAEEAATGTADEAEEAATETEDEAEEEATEKEDEAEEAATGTGDEAEEAATEDKAEEAEKEEVATEPEAATEKDAGEVTERKTAKQGQQAGGGGFLGSLFGSFFGIVAAAGGVAVAMVGAAAAGVGIGAAAAAGGVATAVGGAAAGGGGAAAGGGAAAAEGGAAAAGGGGAAGGGGAAAAGEAAAGGGAAAAGGGAAAAGVRIGAAAVVGGIIAWVTSKLYSIYLFVKGFLKDLQQHSGIILLVAVFYLMLLLSFWEQVRMFGVILLCLLLVLLLLLS from the exons ATGGAAG TGCGGACAACAGGGAGCCAATCAGCAGGAAGCATGCCAAAGGAAGAGACCAGCAACACGTGGATCAAACTGAAAGGCCCTGCTGCAGAATCATTGTCAAAAGCTTTCTTTGGGCCAGCTGTTGTAGTTTTGCAGGAAAACAAGGGAGCGAGAAGAGTagcagaagcagcagaagaagacaCAGCAATAGTGCCAACAGCACCAGTACGAGAGGCTGAAGGAGGAGGTGCAGTCACAACTGGAAGAGGAGGAACAACAGTGTCAG TGTCCCCAGCGAGGATTGTCATTGCAGGAACATCTGGAGCTGGGAAAAGTATCAAAG TGCTAAAAACATACAGGATTGTCCTGCTGGGAAGAACTGGAGCAGGGAAAAGCAGCCTAGCAAACACCATATTTGGAGAGGATGTGTTCAAGATTAAGCATTCCTCCACCTGTGGAACAAGAGAATGTCAAGCAGAATCCAAATCTGTTCATGGACGAAGAATTACCCTGGTTGACACTCCTGATTTCTTTCATACAGACAGAcctgaggaggagctgaagcGTGAGATAGTGAGGTGTATCACAGAGTGCACTCCTGGGCCTCATGCTTTTTTCATTGTACTTAAAGTGGGAACATTCACCAAGTATGACGAAGCTGTCGtcacaaaaatgtttcattatttttctgAGGAAGCTTTGAAGTATGTGACTGTTGTCTTCACTCATGGTGACCTGCTCCCAGAGGGAGTCAAAATTGAGGAGTTTGTTAATCAGATTAAATGTCTCAGCGACCTGGTGAAGAAGTGCGGTGGCCGATGCCATGTCGTTGATAATAAACACTGGAAAAACAACCAACGGGATGAATACAGGAGCAACTGGTTCCAGGTGGCAGAGCTGCTCAACACAACAGACAAGATACTGATGAAAAACAAAGGAGGCTGCTACACCAATGAGATGCTAAAAGCAGTGAGCAGAGTAATACAGGAAAAGAGCAACAGAACAGCCTTAGGAAACATGCCACAAGGACACACCAGCAGTAAGGCTGACAGTAGTGTCTCCAAAAATGTGTGGATCAAATTAACAGGCCCTGCAGCAGAATCCTTGGTGAAGACCTTTCTCCACACGCCTGTCATAGATTTGAGGGGAACTGCGGGAGAAAATGGAGAAGTAAAGGAGGAAGTAGAAGAGGcaacagaaacagaagaagaggcaacagaaacagaagatgaggcagaggaagcagcaacagaaacagaAGACGAAgcagaggaggtagcaacaggAACAGGAATCgaagcagaggaagcagcaacaggaaCAGCAGACGAAGCAGaggaggcagcaacagaaacagaagatgaagcagaggaagaagcaacagaaaaggaagacgaagcagaggaagcagcaacaggaaCAGGAGACGAAGCAGAGGAGGCAGCAACAGAAGACAAAgcagaagaagcagaaaaagaagaagttgCAACAGAACCAGAAGCAGCTACAGAAAAGGATGCAGGAGAAgtaacagaaagaaagacagcaaaacaaggacaacaagCAGGAGGTGGCGGATTTCTAGGTAGTCTATTTGGGTCATTTTTTGGGATTGTAGCTGCAGCAGGGGGTGTAGCAGTGGCAATGGtcggagcagcagcagcaggagtaggaataggagcagcagcagcagcagggggtgTAGCCACAGCAgtaggaggagcagcagcaggagggggaggggcagcagcaggaggaggagcagcagcagcagaaggaggagcagcagcagcaggagggggaggggcagcaggaggaggaggagcagcagctgcaggagaagcagcagcaggaggaggagcagcagcggcaggaggtggagcagcagctgcaggagtaAGAAtaggagcagcagcagtagtaggaGGCATAATAGCATGGGTAACATCAAAACTTTactcaatttatttatttgttaaaggCTTTCTAAAGGACCTGCAACAACATAGCGGAATCATATTGCTGGTGGCTGTCTTCTACTTAATGCTGCTACTGTCATTCTGGGAGCAAGTACGAATGTTTGGGGTAATAttactgtgtttgttgttagtGTTACTATTACTGCTTAGCTAG
- the LOC125883583 gene encoding GTPase IMAP family member 7-like, whose translation MMAPSRRIVVLGKTGAGKSSLANTVFGETVFKIDDGPNSGTSKCQAETKLVNGRCITWVDTPGFFDTEKSEETLKPEIVKCITECAPGPHAFLIVLQMQKFTEQEKDIINKLQQYFSEDTLKYATVLFTHGDQLPEEMTIRQWVDQNAGLSDLVKKCGGRCHVIDNRHWKNNPQDEYRSNKYQVKELLRTIDKMIAENNGHYYTNEMLQECERQIQQEGVKIKDSFPEMSQEAIRAQAKSTVLKRWVLAIVGVTTVALLGIFLGGKKMKEGLTTALVLVMGTEAGRAVS comes from the exons ATGATGG CACCATCGAGAAGGATTGTCGTCTTGGGAAAAACTGGAGCTGGGAAGAGCAGCCTCGCCAACACAGTATTTGGTGAGACTGTGTTCAAGATAGATGATGGACCCAATTCCGGAACAAGTAAATGTCAAGCAGAGACGAAATTGGTCAATGGAAGATGCATTACGTGGGTAGACACTCCTGGGTTTTTTGACACTGAGAAATCTGAGGAGACGCTGAAGCCTGAGATAGTGAAGTGCATCACAGAGTGCGCTCCTGGGCCTCATGCTTTtctcattgttcttcaaatgcAGAAATTCACAGAGCAAGAGAAGGACATCATCAACAAACTGCAGCAATATTTCTCTGAAGACACTCTAAAATATGCAACTGTTCTCTTTACTCATGGTGACCAGCTTCCTGAGGAAATGACGATCAGGCAGTGGGTCGATCAAAATGCAGGTCTGAGTGATCTTGTGAAGAAGTGCGGAGGCCGCTGCCATGTCATTGATAATAGACACTGGAAGAACAACCCGCAGGATGAATACAGGAGCAACAAGTACCAGGTGAAGGAGCTCCTCAGAACAATAGATAAGATGATTGCGGAAAATAATGGACACTACTACACCAATGAGATGCTACAAGAATGTGAGAGACAAATACAACAAGAGGGAGTAAAAATTAAAGATTCATTTCCCGAGATGTCACAGGAAGCAATCAGAGCGCAGGCTAAAAGCACAGTTCTGAAGCGTTGGGTCTTGGCAATAGTGGGTGTTACAACAGTAGCATTGTTGGGAATTTTCCTTGGTGGGAAAAAGATGAAAGAAGGACTTACAACTGCATTAGTACTAGTGATGGGAACAGAAGCTGGACGTGCAGTAAGTTAA
- the LOC125884323 gene encoding GTPase IMAP family member 7-like — translation MDETATTSGGTTAGPSSSTVTEDKTQVTNTKRIVILGKTGAGKSSLVNTIFGEKLFKIDHTFSAGTKECRAETRSVNGRNITLIDTPGFFDTNRPEEELKRAIVRSIVECAPGPHAFLIVLKVEKFTKHEESVISKISDGDQNGRNITLIDTPGFFDTNRPEEELKRAIVRSIVECAPGPHAFLIVLKVEKFTKHEESVISKIKNSFSDDVFKYATVVFTHGDQLDEEQTIEDLVCQNQLVSDLVEKCGGRCHVIDNKYWNGKPEDEYRCNQFHVEELLKTIDNITEAHQGGCYTNENLKAVEREKQQEEEHIRQSSGNISEGEIREQAKGSVFKKLLKKLAHIATGALLGAFYGVLGSTILTQGTSFQAAGTGLGTFAAGGVGAMFGGIAAYDATDEEDTLQGGTERATQTVTDGALFLLDKVQEVVDKVSKIKKSQK, via the exons ATGGACG AAACAGCCACAACGAGTGGAGGAACAACAGCAGGtccctcatcatccactgttaCTGAGGACAAGACACAAG TCACAAACACGAAGAGAATAGTCATCTTGGGTAAAACAGGAGCTGGGAAAAGCAGCCTGGTTAACACCATATTTGGAGAGAAACTGTTCAAGATCGATCATACTTTCAGTGCAGGAACAAAAGAATGTCGAGCAGAAACCAGATCTGTCAATGGAAGAAACATCACTTTGATCGACACTCCTGGTTTCTTCGACACAAATAGAcctgaggaggagctgaagcGTGCGATAGTGAGGAGTATCGTAGAGTGTGCTCCTGGGCCTCATGCTTTTCTCATTGTGCTTAAAGTGGAGAAATTCACAAAGCACGAGGAGTCTGTCATAAGCAAAATTTCTGATGGTGACCAGAATGGAAGAAACATCACTTTGATCGACACTCCTGGTTTCTTCGACACAAATAGAcctgaggaggagctgaagcGTGCGATAGTGAGGAGTATCGTAGAGTGTGCTCCTGGGCCTCATGCTTTTCTCATTGTGCTTAAAGTGGAGAAATTCACAAAGCACGAGGAGTCTGTcataagcaaaataaaaaacagcttttCTGATGATGTCTTCAAATATGCAACAGTTGTATTCACTCATGGTGACCAGCTCGATGAAGAACAGACAATTGAGGATTTGGTGTGCCAGAATCAGCTTGTGAGTGATCTGGTGGAGAAGTGTGGAGGTCGCTGTCACGTCATTGATAATAAATACTGGAATGGAAAGCCAGAGGATGAATACAGATGCAACCAGTTCCACGTGGAGGAGCTACTGAAGACAATAGACAACATAACTGAGGCACACCAAGGAGGCTGCTACACAAATGAGAATCTAAAAGCAGTGGAGAGGGAAAAACAACAAGAGGAGGAGCACATTCGACAGTCATCGGGAAACATTTCAGAGGGAGAGATCAGAGAGCAGGCTAAGGGCAGCGTGTTTaaaaagcttttgaaaaaactgGCACATATTGCAACAGGTGCGTTGTTAGGAGCTTTTTATGGGGTACTAGGGAGCACAATTTTAACTCAAGGAACATCTTTCCAAGCAGCTGGAACTGGATTAGGCACATTTGCTGCAGGGGGAGTGGGAGCAATGTTCGGAGGTATTGCAGCCTATGATGCAACTGACGAAGAAGACACACTACAGGGAGGTACAGAAAGGGCAACACAGACTGTCACAGATGGAGCCCTATTTCTCTTAGATAAAGTACAGGAGGTAGTGGACAAAGTATCAAAGATAAAAAAGAGTCAAAAATGA
- the LOC125883573 gene encoding uncharacterized protein LOC125883573 isoform X2 — MDVRTTGSQSAGSMPKEETSNTWIKLKGPAAESLSKAFFGPAVVVLQENKGARRVAEAAEEDTAIVPTAPVREAEGGGAVTTGRGGTTVSVSPARIVIAGTSGAGKSIKVLKTYRIVLLGRTGAGKSSLANTIFGEDVFKIKHSSTCGTRECQAESKSVHGRRITLVDTPDFFHTDRPEEELKREIVRCITECTPGPHAFFIVLKVGTFTKYDEAVVTKMFHYFSEEALKYVTVVFTHGDLLPEGVKIEEFVNQIKCLSDLVKKCGGRCHVVDNKHWKNNQRDEYRSNWFQVAELLNTTDKILMKNKGGCYTNEMLKAVSRVIQEKSNRTALGNMPQGHTSSKADSSVSKNVWIKLTGPAAESLVKTFLHTPVIDLRGTAGENGEVKEEVEEATETEEEATETEDEAEEAATETEDEAEEVATGTGIEAEEAATGTADEAEEAATETEDEAEEEATEKEDEAEEAATGTGDEAEEAATEDKAEEAEKEEVATEPEAATEKDAGEVTERKTAKQGQQAGGGGFLGSLFGSFFGIVAAAGGVAVAMVGAAAAGVGIGAAAAAGGVATAVGGAAAGGGGAAAGGGAAAAEGGAAAAGGGGAAGGGGAAAAGEAAAGGGAAAAGGGAAAAGVRIGAAAVVGGIIAWVTSKLYSIYLFVKGFLKDLQQHSGIILLVAVFYLMLLLSFWEQVRMFGVILLCLLLVLLLLLS; from the exons ATGGACG TGCGGACAACAGGGAGCCAATCAGCAGGAAGCATGCCAAAGGAAGAGACCAGCAACACGTGGATCAAACTGAAAGGCCCTGCTGCAGAATCATTGTCAAAAGCTTTCTTTGGGCCAGCTGTTGTAGTTTTGCAGGAAAACAAGGGAGCGAGAAGAGTagcagaagcagcagaagaagacaCAGCAATAGTGCCAACAGCACCAGTACGAGAGGCTGAAGGAGGAGGTGCAGTCACAACTGGAAGAGGAGGAACAACAGTGTCAG TGTCCCCAGCGAGGATTGTCATTGCAGGAACATCTGGAGCTGGGAAAAGTATCAAAG TGCTAAAAACATACAGGATTGTCCTGCTGGGAAGAACTGGAGCAGGGAAAAGCAGCCTAGCAAACACCATATTTGGAGAGGATGTGTTCAAGATTAAGCATTCCTCCACCTGTGGAACAAGAGAATGTCAAGCAGAATCCAAATCTGTTCATGGACGAAGAATTACCCTGGTTGACACTCCTGATTTCTTTCATACAGACAGAcctgaggaggagctgaagcGTGAGATAGTGAGGTGTATCACAGAGTGCACTCCTGGGCCTCATGCTTTTTTCATTGTACTTAAAGTGGGAACATTCACCAAGTATGACGAAGCTGTCGtcacaaaaatgtttcattatttttctgAGGAAGCTTTGAAGTATGTGACTGTTGTCTTCACTCATGGTGACCTGCTCCCAGAGGGAGTCAAAATTGAGGAGTTTGTTAATCAGATTAAATGTCTCAGCGACCTGGTGAAGAAGTGCGGTGGCCGATGCCATGTCGTTGATAATAAACACTGGAAAAACAACCAACGGGATGAATACAGGAGCAACTGGTTCCAGGTGGCAGAGCTGCTCAACACAACAGACAAGATACTGATGAAAAACAAAGGAGGCTGCTACACCAATGAGATGCTAAAAGCAGTGAGCAGAGTAATACAGGAAAAGAGCAACAGAACAGCCTTAGGAAACATGCCACAAGGACACACCAGCAGTAAGGCTGACAGTAGTGTCTCCAAAAATGTGTGGATCAAATTAACAGGCCCTGCAGCAGAATCCTTGGTGAAGACCTTTCTCCACACGCCTGTCATAGATTTGAGGGGAACTGCGGGAGAAAATGGAGAAGTAAAGGAGGAAGTAGAAGAGGcaacagaaacagaagaagaggcaacagaaacagaagatgaggcagaggaagcagcaacagaaacagaAGACGAAgcagaggaggtagcaacaggAACAGGAATCgaagcagaggaagcagcaacaggaaCAGCAGACGAAGCAGaggaggcagcaacagaaacagaagatgaagcagaggaagaagcaacagaaaaggaagacgaagcagaggaagcagcaacaggaaCAGGAGACGAAGCAGAGGAGGCAGCAACAGAAGACAAAgcagaagaagcagaaaaagaagaagttgCAACAGAACCAGAAGCAGCTACAGAAAAGGATGCAGGAGAAgtaacagaaagaaagacagcaaaacaaggacaacaagCAGGAGGTGGCGGATTTCTAGGTAGTCTATTTGGGTCATTTTTTGGGATTGTAGCTGCAGCAGGGGGTGTAGCAGTGGCAATGGtcggagcagcagcagcaggagtaggaataggagcagcagcagcagcagggggtgTAGCCACAGCAgtaggaggagcagcagcaggagggggaggggcagcagcaggaggaggagcagcagcagcagaaggaggagcagcagcagcaggagggggaggggcagcaggaggaggaggagcagcagctgcaggagaagcagcagcaggaggaggagcagcagcggcaggaggtggagcagcagctgcaggagtaAGAAtaggagcagcagcagtagtaggaGGCATAATAGCATGGGTAACATCAAAACTTTactcaatttatttatttgttaaaggCTTTCTAAAGGACCTGCAACAACATAGCGGAATCATATTGCTGGTGGCTGTCTTCTACTTAATGCTGCTACTGTCATTCTGGGAGCAAGTACGAATGTTTGGGGTAATAttactgtgtttgttgttagtGTTACTATTACTGCTTAGCTAG